From the genome of Candidatus Defluviilinea proxima:
TCGCTCTCTTCCAACGAGAGTTCCGTCCTGAGCGGAGGGCGGAGCGCAATATGCGAAGCCCGCAGTCGAAGGACGCTCCGCTCAGCACGAGAGAAAATTATGACAATGGATTTCTTTTTTCCCGAAGACAATTTAAATCGCATGACTCCCGAAGAGACGCGCATCACATCGCTCAAGGCCGAGCCTTATCCCGATGGTCGCCGCCTGCACGTCAACATCGAGATGACGCCATTCCAAATCCGCCCGCATCTGGAAGTCATCCTCAACAATGGGAACGGCGATGAAATTCAAACCACCAGCATCGTCGAGCCGCTTACGTGGAAGATCGAATTCACCATGCACATTCGGGGCGAATTGATCAATCCTTATACCTTGTCGGCCACATTGTTTTACCCCGATGGACCTTCCACCGAATTACAATCATTTACATTTGATGTAACTCCGCCTCAAACTGACCCTGAAACTGATTCCGCTTAATTGACATACTCCATGCCTAAAACTTTTACCCGCCTCTCCATCTTCGTATTCCTGATCGTTGTCGTCACCCTTGCGGCTTGCTCACAGACGATTGTCACTGAAACATCAACTTCCGCTCCCGCCGGAGTGACACAAGTTGACACTGCTGAAGCCCCTGTGATCGATGTAGCCACAGCGACAGAAGAGTTCATCCCTGTTGTGCCCAAGAATGCAACAGAGACCATTCTCATCTCCATGGAAGAGGACGGTTACGCACATCTTTTCCTGTACAAGCCCAGTGACGGTTCGCTGACACGTCTCACCAACGGCGATTGGAGCGATATCACACCATCTCCCAGCCCGGATGGAAAGAAGATCGGCTTTGCTTCAAACCGCTTTGGATTTTGGGATCTCTTCCTCATGGATCTCTCCAACGGCGAAGTGACCCAACTCACAGATACACCCGAATATGAAGGGACTCCCACCTGGTCACCCGATGGATCGTTCGTTGCCTATGAAGCCTATCGCGATGACAACCTTGAGATCGTGGTCGGCCCTGCCGATGAACCGACAAAGAATGCCATCCGTCTTACATCGTCTCCCACTGCCGATTACTCCCCCACTTGGGCACCCGGTGGACGTCAAATTGCATTCATCTCCAATGGTGATGTCATGTTGGCAGACCTCGACCGCACAGAAGATGCTCGCTTCCAAAACTTGAGCAATACGCCGCTCGCTGTTGAATCACATCCTATTTGGTCACCAGATGGATTGAAACTCGCATGGGCAACTACCTCGCAAAACGTCGGCCGAAGCGGAATTTATATCTGGGACGCAACTCGTCAACTCCCCGCGCAATGGATCGGTGACGGCGACCTGCCCGCATGGAACGCTTTCGGCGATCAGATCATCACCACGGTCGTTGGCCCGAACTTGAATTACATCACTACCTACTCCATCGACGGAACCACTCTCCAACCATTAACTCCATTTCCCCATCAAGTGAATGCATTGGTATGGGCAAACCTTGTCATGGCCGAACCATCATCCGTAAAGATCTTCGAGCAAGCCGCACAATTTACACCGGCTCCGCTTTGGGCAATGAACGGCTTACCGGTCGGTGAGGGAATTGCCCGCAGATGGGCCGTTGTGGATTTAAACGATGTTCAAGCACCTTACCCACAACTGAGCGACCTTGCAGATGAGGCCTTCAATGCCTTACGGCAACGCATCCTTACTGCGGCAGGTTGGGACGCCCTTGCCAGCCTTGAGAATGCCTTCGTACCACTTACCTCAGACCTCGACCCCGGCTTCGGCGAAGATTGGCTCTACACAGGTCGCGCCTTTGCCATCAATTCACTTATGACCAACGCCGGTTGGATGGTTGCCGTACGCGAAGACTTTGGTGAACAAACCTATTGGCGTTTATACGTCCGTACACAAATACAGGATGGCTCAATCGGTATCCCTTTGCACAATGTGCCTTGGGATTTACGTTCACGTTACAACCTTGATCCACAAGTCTATGAACAAGGCGGCACATACAGTGAAGTGCCCTCTGGCTATTGGGTGGATGTGACATCGCTCGCTTCACAATATGGATGGCAACGTCTTCCCGCATTGTCAAACTGGCGCACCTTTTATCGTGGCGCTCGCTTCACTGAGTTTGCACTCACAGATAACATCGACTGGTACACAGCCATGCTTCAACTGTACCCACCGGAAGTACTCGTAACGCCCACGCGTTTATTGCCGCCTACCCTGACGCCCACCAGAACGCCCACAAACACACCTACACCAACCAACACGCGTACACCACGTCCAACGCCCACACGGTACACTGCCACGCCTAGCAAAACACCTACACCATCCAACACACCAACACCTTCTGCCACACCGCCTACGGTTATTCCATGATGAAGATGATTTTCCGCGCTGAGCGGAGCGAGACCATGTACTTTGGTCGAGCGAAGTCGAAGCGAAGCAGCCTAATTGCTCTCCTATTAATCTTCCTCGTCTCCTGCACATCAGCAGGTCAAACAGGACCAACTCCAA
Proteins encoded in this window:
- a CDS encoding TolB family protein encodes the protein MPKTFTRLSIFVFLIVVVTLAACSQTIVTETSTSAPAGVTQVDTAEAPVIDVATATEEFIPVVPKNATETILISMEEDGYAHLFLYKPSDGSLTRLTNGDWSDITPSPSPDGKKIGFASNRFGFWDLFLMDLSNGEVTQLTDTPEYEGTPTWSPDGSFVAYEAYRDDNLEIVVGPADEPTKNAIRLTSSPTADYSPTWAPGGRQIAFISNGDVMLADLDRTEDARFQNLSNTPLAVESHPIWSPDGLKLAWATTSQNVGRSGIYIWDATRQLPAQWIGDGDLPAWNAFGDQIITTVVGPNLNYITTYSIDGTTLQPLTPFPHQVNALVWANLVMAEPSSVKIFEQAAQFTPAPLWAMNGLPVGEGIARRWAVVDLNDVQAPYPQLSDLADEAFNALRQRILTAAGWDALASLENAFVPLTSDLDPGFGEDWLYTGRAFAINSLMTNAGWMVAVREDFGEQTYWRLYVRTQIQDGSIGIPLHNVPWDLRSRYNLDPQVYEQGGTYSEVPSGYWVDVTSLASQYGWQRLPALSNWRTFYRGARFTEFALTDNIDWYTAMLQLYPPEVLVTPTRLLPPTLTPTRTPTNTPTPTNTRTPRPTPTRYTATPSKTPTPSNTPTPSATPPTVIP